The following are encoded together in the Ovis aries strain OAR_USU_Benz2616 breed Rambouillet chromosome X, ARS-UI_Ramb_v3.0, whole genome shotgun sequence genome:
- the MAGEE2 gene encoding melanoma-associated antigen E2, producing the protein MSLVSKNACHRSAETTADYSDFHGEMQATDASGLPVSMIVPDAPQGPQAPVDPQVASASQAAQDPKDLDVLIDEQSRRLGALRVHDPLEDRSIALVNFMRMKSQIEGSIQQTEMLEFLREYSDQFPEILRRASAHLDRVFGLNLRVLDPQADTYNLISKRGLQTNDWIAESLDMPKAGLLALVLGHILLNGNRARETSIWDLLLKVDVLGEPQRINIPFGNTRNLLTTDFVRMRFLEYWPVYGTNPLEFEFLWGSRAHKEITKMEALKFVAEAHDEEPWSWPEEYNKALEADKAKERSQAAGLEFWSEDTMNDKANDLVQLAINVTEELLPIHQDELLAHTGKEFEDVFPNILSRATLILDLFYGFSLIEVDTSEHIYLLVQQPESEEEQMMLESLGRPTQEYVMPILGLIFLMGNRVKEANVWNLLRRFGVDVGRKHAITCKLMRQRYLECRPLSYSNPVEYELLWGPRAHLETTKMKALEYMARLYRKQPQDWPEQYREAVEDEEARARSEATAMFFFGPM; encoded by the coding sequence ATGTCTCTGGTAAGCAAGAATGCGTGTCACCGCAGCGCAGAGACCACTGCAGATTACAGCGACTTCCATGGTGAGATGCAGGCTACTGATGCCTCTGGGCTCCCCGTCTCCATGATAGTTCCTGATGCCCCCCAGGGCCCTCAGGCGCCGGTCGACCCTCAGGTTGCCAGCGCTTCCCAGGCTGCGCAGGACCCAAAAGACCTCGATGTGCTGATTGATGAGCAGTCCCGACGTTTGGGGGCGCTCAGGGTGCACGATCCTCTAGAAGACAGGTCGATTGCTTTGGTGAATTTCATGCGCATGAAAAGCCAAATCGAGGGGTCTATTCAGCAGACAGAGATGCTGGAGTTCCTCAGAGAATACTCAGATCAGTTCCCTGAGATCCTCAGACGAGCCTCAGCCCATCTGGATCGGGTCTTTGGGTTGAATCTGAGGGTTCTTGATCCCCAAGCTGACACCTACAACCTAATCAGCAAACGGGGTCTCCAGACCAATGATTGGATAGCAGAATCCCTGGACATGCCAAAGGCAGGTCTCTTGGCCTTGGTCCTAGGTCACATTCTCCTAAATGGTAACCGAGCAAGAGAGACCTCCATTTGGGATCTGTTGCTAAAGGTTGATGTATTAGGTGAGCCCCAGAGGATCAACATCCCCTTTGGGAACACAAGGAACCTCCTAACTACTGACTTTGTGCGTATGCGATTCTTGGAGTACTGGCCAGTTTATGGCACTAATCCCCTCGAATTTGAGTTCTTGTGGGGTTCTAGAGCCCacaaagaaatcacaaagatgGAAGCCCTGAAGTTTGTGGCAGAGGCCCATGATGAAGAACCCTGGAGCTGGCCAGAAGAATATAATAAGGCCCTAGAAGCTGACAAGGCCAAAGAAAGAAGCCAGGCTGCTGGCTTAGAGTTCTGGTCAGAAGACACTATGAATGATAAGGCAAATGATCTGGTCCAGTTGGCCATTAATGTCACAGAGGAGTTGCTACCTATACATCAGGATGAGCTATTGGCTCACACTGGCAAAGAATTTGAGGATGTGTTTCCAAATATCCTCAGTCGAGCTACTCTAATACTTGATCTGTTCTATGGGTTCTCTCTGATTGAGGTTGATACCAGTGAGCACATTTACCTCCTTGTCCAGCAACCAGAATCAGAAGAAGAGCAAATGATGCTAGAGAGCCTGGGGAGACCCACTCAAGAATATGTGATGCCAATCCTGGGTTTGATCTTCCTGATGGGCAACCGTGTCAAAGAGGCCAATGTCTGGAATTTGCTTCGGAGATTTGGTGTGGATGTAGGGAGAAAGCATGCCATCACCTGCAAACTTATGAGACAGCGCTACTTGGAATGCAGGCCACTCTCCTATTCTAATCCAGTTGAATATGAGCTTCTATGGGGTCCTCGAGCTCACCTTGAAACCACCAAAATGAAAGCCCTGGAGTATATGGCCAGGCTCTACAGAAAGCAACCACAGGATTGGCCAGAGCAATATAGGGAGGCTGTTGAAGATGAGGAGGCCAGAGCCAGATCTGAGGCAACTGCCATGTTCTTCTTTGGCCCCATGTGA